The following are from one region of the Haemophilus parainfluenzae genome:
- the lrp gene encoding leucine-responsive transcriptional regulator Lrp: MEKKLNKALDSIDIKILNELQRNGKISNIDLSKKVGLSPTPCLERVKRLEKQGVIMGYRALLNPELLDAPLLVIVEITLVRGKPDVFEEFNAAIQALDEILECHLVSGDFDYLLKTRVADMAAYRKLLGTTLLRLPGVNDTRTYVVMEEVKQTNYLVLK, from the coding sequence ATGGAAAAGAAATTAAATAAAGCGTTGGATAGCATTGATATCAAAATCTTAAATGAATTACAACGCAACGGTAAAATCTCTAATATCGATTTATCAAAGAAAGTTGGGTTATCGCCAACGCCTTGTTTAGAAAGGGTAAAACGCCTAGAAAAACAAGGTGTGATTATGGGCTATCGCGCACTACTAAATCCTGAATTACTGGATGCACCTTTATTGGTGATCGTTGAAATCACGCTTGTGCGTGGTAAACCGGATGTTTTCGAAGAGTTTAATGCTGCGATTCAAGCACTTGATGAAATTCTCGAATGTCATTTGGTATCAGGTGATTTCGATTATTTACTCAAAACACGTGTAGCTGATATGGCGGCATATCGAAAATTATTGGGTACCACCTTATTGCGCTTACCCGGTGTGAATGACACCCGAACTTATGTCGTCATGGAAGAAGTGAAACAAACTAATTATCTCGTACTAAAATAA
- a CDS encoding inorganic triphosphatase, which yields MSNEVELKLAVTSDAFDTLKTHLNQFKILEQNTVFLGNTYFDYPDHFLAKQKMGLRIRQENNDFTLTLKTDGKVVGGLHSRPEYNLSIPDNSIPTTEQLTSLYPFENLPSATLQPIFSTDFNRTFWLITFGASKIEVAFDQGKILSGEKTQPICEIEFELKEGLVSDLFHFVSLLPFEQDVYFSSASKAKRGYQLGSKPLLIDWLNKWRDFLKEEREGSTVDSRQKLSAVMKMEQQLIEETLSFPTDVFAFDFMKTVERVGAFFNLYHYYDDNKALFEKLEENRANELLASNQFFLNEIKGLITFHSETKDNVQTIEKLKALLKSRAYFERMLGLMMLMA from the coding sequence ATGAGTAATGAAGTTGAATTAAAGCTTGCAGTCACCTCTGATGCTTTTGATACCTTAAAAACACATCTCAATCAATTCAAAATCTTAGAACAAAATACAGTCTTTCTGGGAAATACCTATTTCGATTATCCCGATCATTTTTTGGCTAAACAAAAAATGGGATTGCGTATTCGTCAGGAAAATAATGATTTTACACTCACTTTAAAAACAGACGGAAAAGTGGTTGGCGGATTGCATAGCCGTCCAGAATACAATTTATCTATACCTGATAATTCAATACCCACAACGGAACAATTAACCTCATTGTATCCATTTGAAAACTTACCTTCTGCTACATTACAACCGATTTTCTCAACAGATTTTAACCGCACTTTTTGGTTGATTACGTTTGGTGCATCAAAAATTGAAGTTGCTTTTGATCAAGGGAAAATTTTATCAGGGGAAAAAACACAGCCTATTTGTGAAATTGAATTCGAATTAAAAGAAGGGCTTGTTTCAGATCTTTTCCATTTTGTCTCACTTTTACCTTTTGAACAGGATGTTTATTTTAGTTCAGCAAGCAAAGCAAAACGCGGCTATCAATTAGGCAGCAAACCACTGTTGATTGATTGGTTAAATAAATGGCGTGATTTCTTAAAAGAAGAACGTGAGGGAAGTACAGTAGATTCTCGCCAGAAATTGAGTGCTGTCATGAAAATGGAGCAGCAATTAATTGAAGAAACGCTTTCATTCCCAACAGATGTATTTGCTTTCGATTTTATGAAAACCGTTGAACGTGTCGGCGCATTTTTCAATCTCTATCATTACTATGATGACAACAAAGCCTTGTTTGAAAAGCTAGAAGAAAATCGAGCAAATGAGTTATTAGCAAGTAATCAGTTTTTCCTAAATGAAATTAAAGGCTTGATTACCTTTCATAGTGAGACAAAAGATAATGTTCAAACTATTGAAAAGTTAAAAGCATTATTAAAGAGTCGTGCGTATTTTGAAAGAATGCTTGGCTTAATGATGTTGATGGCGTAA
- a CDS encoding TIGR04211 family SH3 domain-containing protein, which yields MSKVSKLLFSCVLLGSTIGTVQAETQYVTENLNTYLRRGAGDQFKIAGAIQSGEAVTVLEQQGKYTLIRDNKNREAWILTSELSTTPSSREENPKLKAQVQELTLKLNRVDSDWQQRTNEIQRRSKQAEQQSSELLEQNSQLKRELEMTKNKNRDLEAMLDANKREIAIQWFIYGGSVLGVGLLIGLVLPHILPRRKRRDSW from the coding sequence ATGTCAAAAGTGAGCAAACTTTTATTTTCTTGTGTTCTATTGGGTTCAACCATTGGAACAGTACAAGCTGAAACGCAATATGTGACAGAAAATCTGAACACCTATTTACGTCGTGGTGCAGGTGATCAATTTAAGATCGCAGGTGCTATCCAATCTGGCGAAGCGGTAACAGTCTTGGAACAACAAGGAAAATACACCCTGATTCGTGATAATAAAAATCGCGAAGCTTGGATTTTAACTTCTGAACTAAGTACTACACCAAGTAGCCGTGAAGAAAATCCAAAATTAAAAGCACAGGTTCAAGAGCTAACCTTAAAACTGAATCGCGTCGATTCAGATTGGCAACAACGTACAAACGAAATTCAACGTCGTAGCAAACAAGCCGAACAACAAAGCAGTGAATTGCTTGAACAAAATTCACAACTTAAACGTGAATTAGAAATGACGAAAAATAAAAATCGTGATTTAGAAGCGATGCTTGATGCTAATAAACGCGAAATTGCAATTCAATGGTTTATTTATGGCGGTTCCGTGTTAGGCGTAGGTTTGTTAATCGGTCTTGTATTACCTCACATTTTACCTAGACGTAAACGCCGTGATAGCTGGTAA
- a CDS encoding TIGR00153 family protein codes for MAMNNILGLFAHSPLKPLQKHSDKVTECCDLLIPFFQHTFVKQWDDAEKTRLDISQCEREADSLKREIRLKLPRGLFLPIDRTDLLELVTQQDKLANYAKDIAGRMIGRQFGIPEEMQEEFLHYVQRSLDSIHQAHLVIEEMDKLLETGFKGRELNLVNHMIQELDSIEDDTDQMQIKLRKMLYTIESRYNPIDVMFLYKIIEWVGVLADQAQRVGSRIELMLARS; via the coding sequence ATGGCAATGAATAATATTCTCGGATTATTTGCCCATTCTCCTTTAAAACCACTGCAGAAACATTCTGACAAAGTAACTGAATGTTGTGATTTATTAATTCCATTCTTCCAACATACCTTTGTAAAACAATGGGATGATGCAGAAAAAACACGTCTAGATATTTCTCAATGTGAACGTGAAGCAGATAGTTTAAAACGCGAAATCCGTTTGAAATTGCCTCGCGGTTTATTTTTACCCATTGATCGTACCGATTTACTCGAATTAGTCACCCAACAAGACAAATTGGCTAACTATGCTAAAGACATTGCTGGCCGAATGATCGGTCGCCAATTTGGTATTCCTGAAGAAATGCAGGAAGAATTTTTACATTATGTTCAACGTAGTTTAGATTCTATTCATCAAGCTCATTTAGTGATTGAAGAAATGGATAAACTACTTGAAACCGGTTTTAAAGGCCGTGAATTAAATTTAGTGAACCATATGATTCAAGAGCTAGACAGCATTGAAGATGATACAGATCAAATGCAAATTAAATTGCGCAAAATGCTCTACACGATTGAAAGTCGTTATAACCCTATTGATGTGATGTTCTTATATAAAATCATCGAATGGGTAGGCGTATTAGCCGATCAAGCTCAACGTGTTGGATCTCGCATTGAATTGATGCTAGCCCGTTCCTAA
- a CDS encoding DNA translocase FtsK gives MIKRITKRFTPKQYLAELLLGLTALLGLYLIVAWSSYTPLDNSWSTASFQTETINKAGAFGAWLIDAFFVFLGYVGHLIPFVIFIVPIYLLKTKAVHSLSVTRIALRSFGFIALIVGLSMMATLLLSNTNYYLAGGVFGGSLVVNLYPTLGKFGCILVGFICAVVGFIFCSGASLIRLIVKFYHWLTMKNQPAEEEQTEHTSVDDLEQIVIETPQQLAFSDSQLESEPAEDKKEEVSENTFVKPEQLINISGLSSPSVSEPADVEKLEDKFKGFTVESDNLPNVSISTASAVELPTKEDFSATWKNPQVNHQSVDESDDIFEENVMPKVSLKTPENMTALYPTYDESLESENDGLEDELARQFAAQEQARMQEMEVRAKASNAEDALKVILNEPTASPVKEREIHIENATETTYKPYSDTLIHPAFQQPTNKREKPTTPLPSLDLLEHRPTQAQDITREEILDTSARIEQQLKNFNVKATVQDVLVGPVVTRYELELQPGVKASKVTSIDTDLARALMFRAIRVAEVIPGKPYIGIETPNAHRQIVPLRDVLDSNEFRSSTSLLSMALGKDISGKPVVVDLAKMPHLLVAGSTGSGKSVGVNTMILSLLFRVTPDEVKFIMIDPKVVELSIYNDIPHLLTPVVTDMKKAANALRWCVDEMERRYQLLSALRVRNIEGYNEKIEEYEKLNMPIPNPIWKPGDTMDKMPPPLEKLSYIVVIVDEFADLMMVAGKQIEELIARLAQKARAIGIHLILATQRPSVDVITGLIKANIPSRIAFTVASKIDSRTILDQGGAEALLGRGDMLYSGQGSSDLVRVHGAFMSDDEVARVADDWRARGKPNYIDGILDGADDEDSGEKSTTSSGDLDALFDDVVEFVLSTGNTSTSYVQRKFSVGFNRAARIMDQLEEQGILGPMKNGKREILARRSEY, from the coding sequence ATGATTAAGCGAATTACAAAACGATTTACACCGAAACAATATTTAGCAGAATTATTACTCGGATTGACCGCACTTTTAGGTTTATATTTAATCGTGGCATGGTCAAGCTATACGCCATTAGATAACTCTTGGTCTACAGCAAGTTTTCAAACTGAAACCATCAATAAAGCCGGTGCTTTTGGTGCTTGGTTAATTGATGCGTTTTTTGTTTTTCTCGGCTATGTCGGTCATCTCATTCCGTTTGTCATTTTCATCGTACCGATTTATTTATTGAAAACCAAAGCGGTTCATTCTCTCTCTGTAACCCGTATTGCATTACGTTCCTTTGGTTTTATTGCTCTCATCGTTGGCTTAAGCATGATGGCAACCTTGTTGCTTTCAAATACGAACTACTATTTAGCAGGTGGTGTGTTTGGAGGTAGCTTAGTGGTGAATTTATATCCTACACTTGGTAAGTTTGGTTGTATTTTAGTTGGTTTTATCTGTGCAGTTGTAGGCTTTATTTTCTGTTCCGGAGCGTCATTAATTCGTTTAATTGTAAAATTCTATCATTGGCTCACCATGAAAAATCAGCCGGCAGAAGAAGAGCAAACAGAGCATACTTCTGTAGATGATCTTGAACAAATTGTGATTGAAACACCTCAACAACTCGCTTTCTCAGATTCTCAATTGGAAAGCGAACCAGCGGAAGATAAAAAAGAGGAGGTATCTGAGAATACCTTTGTTAAGCCTGAACAGCTGATAAATATCAGCGGACTATCCTCACCGAGTGTCTCAGAGCCTGCAGATGTTGAAAAATTAGAAGATAAGTTTAAAGGTTTCACGGTTGAATCTGATAATTTACCTAATGTCTCTATTAGTACCGCTTCTGCCGTTGAATTGCCAACAAAAGAAGATTTTTCAGCAACATGGAAAAATCCGCAAGTGAATCATCAAAGTGTGGATGAATCAGATGACATTTTTGAAGAAAATGTGATGCCAAAAGTGTCACTTAAAACACCTGAAAATATGACCGCACTTTATCCAACTTATGATGAATCTTTAGAATCAGAAAATGATGGTTTAGAAGATGAATTAGCGCGTCAGTTTGCTGCGCAAGAGCAAGCTCGTATGCAAGAAATGGAAGTGCGAGCAAAAGCCTCAAATGCTGAAGATGCATTAAAAGTGATCTTGAATGAGCCGACAGCTTCGCCGGTTAAAGAGCGTGAAATTCATATTGAGAATGCAACTGAAACAACCTATAAGCCGTATTCTGATACGCTTATTCATCCCGCATTCCAACAACCAACGAATAAACGTGAAAAACCAACGACACCATTACCAAGTTTAGATTTACTTGAGCATCGCCCAACGCAGGCTCAAGACATTACGCGTGAAGAAATTTTAGACACATCCGCACGCATAGAACAACAATTAAAGAATTTTAATGTCAAAGCAACGGTACAAGATGTGTTAGTTGGCCCAGTAGTGACTCGTTATGAGCTTGAATTACAACCGGGTGTAAAAGCATCCAAAGTAACCAGTATTGATACCGATTTAGCACGTGCGTTGATGTTCCGTGCGATCCGTGTGGCGGAAGTGATTCCAGGCAAACCTTATATTGGTATTGAAACGCCAAATGCACACCGTCAAATAGTGCCATTGCGTGATGTGCTCGATAGTAATGAATTCCGTTCCTCAACATCATTGCTTTCAATGGCTTTGGGGAAAGATATCAGCGGAAAACCTGTTGTAGTTGATTTGGCTAAAATGCCTCACTTACTTGTTGCGGGTTCAACAGGCTCTGGTAAATCTGTTGGTGTGAATACCATGATTTTAAGTTTGCTTTTCCGTGTGACACCGGATGAAGTGAAATTTATTATGATTGACCCGAAAGTGGTTGAGCTTTCTATTTATAACGATATCCCGCACTTGCTTACCCCAGTAGTGACGGATATGAAAAAAGCGGCGAATGCACTACGTTGGTGTGTAGATGAAATGGAACGTCGTTATCAATTATTATCAGCCTTACGTGTGCGTAACATTGAAGGGTATAACGAAAAAATTGAAGAATATGAAAAACTCAATATGCCAATTCCAAACCCAATTTGGAAACCTGGTGATACAATGGATAAGATGCCGCCTCCATTAGAAAAATTGAGTTATATTGTTGTGATCGTTGATGAGTTTGCGGACTTAATGATGGTTGCAGGTAAACAAATTGAAGAGTTAATCGCTCGCTTAGCACAAAAAGCCCGTGCGATTGGTATTCACCTGATTTTAGCCACACAACGCCCATCAGTAGATGTGATTACCGGTTTGATTAAGGCAAATATTCCAAGCCGTATTGCCTTTACTGTGGCAAGTAAAATTGACTCTAGAACGATTCTGGATCAAGGCGGAGCAGAAGCCTTATTGGGCCGTGGGGACATGTTATATTCTGGTCAAGGTTCTTCGGATCTTGTTCGGGTACATGGTGCCTTTATGAGTGATGATGAGGTGGCGCGTGTAGCAGATGATTGGCGTGCACGTGGTAAACCAAATTATATTGATGGCATTTTAGATGGCGCGGATGATGAAGACTCAGGTGAGAAATCAACGACAAGCAGTGGCGATCTTGATGCATTATTTGATGACGTCGTCGAGTTTGTCTTAAGCACAGGCAATACATCGACTTCTTATGTTCAACGTAAATT
- the radA gene encoding DNA repair protein RadA → MAKAPKTAYVCNDCGAEFSRWQGQCSACKAWNTISEVRLISASNSTKNDRFSGYAGETRAKIQTLSEISLQETPRFTSGFKELDRVLGGGIVPGSAILIGGHPGAGKSTLLLQVMCGLAKNMTALYVTGEESLQQVAMRANRLNLPTDKLNMLSETSVEQICNLADQLKPQIIVVDSIQVMHLSDIQSSPGSVAQVRECASFLTRYAKTRQVAIIMVGHVTKDGTLAGPKVLEHAIDCSLLLEGEADSRFRTLRSHKNRFGAVNELGVFGMTEQGLREVKNPSAIFLSRGDEQTPGSSVMVLWEGTRPLLVEIQALVDHSMLANPRRVAVGLEQNRLALLLAVLHRHGGLQMSDQDVFVNVVGGVKVGETGADLALLLALISSFRNRPLPQDLVVFGEVGLAGEIRPVTSGQERISEAAKHGFKRAIVPFANKPKSAVENMEVFTVKKLADALAILDNF, encoded by the coding sequence ATGGCAAAAGCTCCTAAAACCGCTTATGTATGTAATGATTGTGGCGCGGAATTTTCGCGCTGGCAAGGGCAATGTTCTGCCTGTAAAGCGTGGAATACGATTAGTGAAGTGCGGTTAATTTCAGCCTCGAATTCTACAAAAAATGATCGTTTTAGTGGTTATGCAGGAGAAACTCGCGCAAAAATCCAAACGCTTTCTGAAATTAGTTTACAAGAAACACCGCGTTTCACCAGTGGATTTAAAGAATTAGATCGCGTATTAGGCGGCGGGATCGTACCAGGAAGTGCCATTTTAATTGGTGGGCATCCTGGTGCAGGTAAAAGTACTTTGTTACTTCAAGTGATGTGCGGATTAGCGAAAAACATGACCGCACTTTATGTGACGGGGGAAGAGTCACTTCAACAAGTGGCGATGCGAGCTAATCGCTTAAATCTACCGACAGATAAATTAAATATGTTATCTGAAACCTCCGTCGAGCAAATTTGTAATCTAGCGGATCAGCTGAAACCTCAAATTATCGTAGTAGACTCGATCCAGGTTATGCATCTTTCGGATATTCAATCTTCTCCAGGAAGTGTGGCACAAGTGCGTGAATGTGCCTCTTTCCTGACTCGTTATGCGAAAACTCGACAGGTTGCTATCATTATGGTTGGACATGTCACCAAAGACGGCACCCTTGCAGGTCCGAAAGTATTGGAGCATGCCATTGACTGTTCGTTGTTACTAGAAGGCGAAGCGGATTCCCGTTTCCGTACGTTACGTAGCCATAAAAACCGTTTTGGTGCGGTGAATGAGCTAGGTGTATTTGGTATGACAGAGCAAGGTTTGCGTGAGGTGAAAAATCCATCGGCAATTTTCTTAAGTCGAGGCGATGAACAAACACCAGGTAGTTCGGTCATGGTACTTTGGGAAGGAACGCGTCCGCTTTTAGTGGAAATTCAAGCGTTGGTGGATCATTCCATGCTTGCAAATCCTCGTCGTGTGGCGGTAGGGTTAGAGCAAAATCGTTTAGCCTTATTGCTTGCGGTATTGCATCGTCATGGTGGACTGCAAATGTCGGATCAAGATGTTTTTGTGAATGTCGTTGGTGGTGTAAAAGTCGGGGAAACAGGCGCGGATCTTGCGTTATTGCTTGCGTTAATTTCGAGTTTCCGTAATCGCCCACTACCACAAGATTTAGTTGTCTTTGGTGAAGTAGGGTTAGCGGGTGAAATTCGCCCGGTGACCAGTGGTCAAGAACGTATTAGTGAAGCGGCAAAGCATGGTTTTAAACGCGCGATTGTGCCTTTTGCCAACAAGCCGAAAAGTGCGGTCGAAAATATGGAAGTTTTTACGGTGAAAAAACTCGCTGATGCGCTCGCTATTTTGGATAATTTCTAA
- a CDS encoding inorganic phosphate transporter, translating to MEIINAYGSWLVLITAVFGFFMAFGIGANDVSNSMGTSVGSGTITAKQAIIIALIFESAGAYLAGGEVTETIKSGVIDPTQFVEMPDVLALGMLSALFASGAWLFIATKMGWPVSGTHTIIGALIGFACVTIGPSSVDWSTIGGIVGSWFITPVIAGLLAYTIFASIQKLIFDTEEPLKNAQKYGPYYMAITVFVLCIVTMAKGLKHVGLNLSNNETLVISLLISVVGMIFCHFYFRSNTFTAKARKGSFGSVEKIFSILMLLTACAMAFAHGSNDVANAIGPLSSVVSIVQNGGKILSGGDLAWWILPLGALGIAVGLIAMGQKVMATVGSGITDLTPSRGFAAQFATAMTVVVASGTGLPISTTQTLVGAILGIGFARGIAALNLTVIRNIISSWVVTLPAGAFFAIVIFYILRAIFH from the coding sequence ATGGAAATTATTAATGCATACGGTTCGTGGTTAGTCTTAATTACCGCGGTATTCGGTTTTTTTATGGCATTTGGTATTGGTGCCAACGACGTATCAAACTCAATGGGCACCTCGGTTGGTTCGGGTACTATTACCGCTAAACAAGCGATTATTATTGCCCTCATTTTTGAATCTGCCGGAGCTTATTTAGCCGGCGGTGAAGTAACTGAAACCATCAAAAGTGGTGTAATCGACCCCACTCAATTTGTCGAGATGCCTGATGTATTGGCATTAGGGATGCTTTCTGCTCTCTTTGCATCGGGTGCTTGGTTGTTTATCGCCACCAAAATGGGTTGGCCTGTTTCGGGTACTCATACCATCATCGGGGCCTTAATTGGTTTCGCTTGTGTTACGATTGGTCCAAGTTCTGTTGACTGGTCTACTATCGGTGGAATTGTTGGAAGCTGGTTTATCACCCCCGTGATTGCTGGGCTTTTAGCTTATACCATCTTTGCTAGTATCCAGAAACTCATTTTCGATACAGAAGAACCGCTGAAAAACGCACAAAAATACGGTCCTTACTACATGGCAATTACCGTATTCGTACTTTGTATCGTTACCATGGCGAAAGGTTTAAAACACGTTGGTTTAAATCTTTCTAACAATGAAACTCTCGTTATTTCACTGCTTATCAGCGTTGTTGGTATGATTTTCTGTCATTTTTACTTCCGCAGTAACACCTTTACAGCAAAAGCAAGAAAAGGATCGTTCGGTTCAGTAGAAAAGATTTTTAGTATCTTAATGCTTCTAACCGCTTGTGCAATGGCATTCGCGCATGGTTCTAATGACGTAGCCAATGCAATTGGTCCGCTTTCTTCTGTAGTATCAATCGTGCAAAATGGCGGGAAAATCCTGAGTGGTGGTGATTTAGCTTGGTGGATTTTACCTTTAGGAGCATTAGGTATCGCCGTTGGTCTTATCGCAATGGGACAAAAAGTGATGGCAACCGTAGGATCAGGTATTACTGATTTAACCCCTAGCCGTGGTTTTGCTGCACAATTTGCAACTGCGATGACTGTTGTTGTGGCATCAGGTACCGGTTTACCTATCTCCACTACGCAAACTTTAGTGGGCGCAATCTTAGGTATCGGTTTCGCACGTGGTATTGCAGCACTTAACTTAACGGTTATCCGTAACATCATTAGTTCATGGGTTGTAACGTTACCTGCTGGTGCATTCTTTGCGATTGTGATTTTCTACATCCTTCGCGCGATTTTCCACTAG
- a CDS encoding multifunctional CCA addition/repair protein encodes MEIYLVGGAVRDQLLGLPIKDRDWVVVGATPEILLAQGYQQVGKDFPVFLNPENHEEYALARTEQKSGKGYTGFICDFSDEITLEQDLIRRDLTINAIAQDKDGKLHDPYHGVEDIHQRILRHISPAFSEDPLRVLRVARFAARFHHLGFSIAEETLKLMVELTEQGELAHLTAERVWMETEKALNEPHPEIYFETLHQVGALKILFPEIAALDGVPNPAKYHPEIDSFIHTMLVLQQAVKLTENTDLNKSAVRFAAICHDLGKALTPKENWPSHHGHEKAGIKPTRSLCKRLRVPNYLQELAELTCEYHTHVHKALELRPETVVKLFNTFDVWRKPQRFEEFLLVCLSDTRGRTGFENKEYPQIDYLKALYQAALAVDVQQVIADGFEKQGIRDELTRRRIAAVKAEKTRLNA; translated from the coding sequence ATGGAAATTTATCTTGTCGGAGGTGCAGTACGTGATCAACTTCTAGGTTTGCCGATTAAAGATCGTGACTGGGTTGTCGTCGGAGCGACACCAGAAATTTTGTTAGCTCAAGGTTACCAACAAGTTGGCAAAGACTTCCCCGTTTTTCTCAATCCTGAAAACCATGAAGAATATGCACTTGCTCGTACAGAACAAAAATCAGGTAAAGGTTACACCGGATTTATTTGTGATTTTTCAGATGAGATTACGCTTGAACAAGATTTAATTCGCCGAGATCTTACTATCAATGCTATTGCACAAGACAAAGATGGCAAGCTGCACGATCCTTATCATGGTGTAGAAGATATTCACCAACGTATTTTACGTCATATTTCACCTGCATTTTCTGAAGATCCACTTCGTGTATTGCGTGTCGCACGCTTTGCGGCTCGCTTTCATCATTTAGGTTTTTCTATTGCCGAAGAAACCCTTAAATTAATGGTTGAACTCACTGAACAAGGTGAGCTCGCCCACCTAACGGCTGAGCGTGTTTGGATGGAAACGGAAAAAGCATTAAACGAACCGCATCCTGAAATTTATTTTGAAACGCTACATCAAGTCGGCGCACTCAAAATACTTTTCCCTGAGATTGCCGCCTTAGATGGCGTACCGAATCCAGCCAAATACCATCCTGAAATTGACAGTTTTATTCACACCATGCTTGTGTTACAACAAGCAGTTAAACTTACTGAAAATACCGACTTGAATAAAAGTGCGGTTCGTTTTGCAGCAATTTGTCACGATCTAGGTAAAGCCCTTACACCCAAAGAGAATTGGCCAAGTCATCATGGTCATGAAAAAGCGGGGATTAAACCGACTCGTTCATTATGCAAACGTCTTAGAGTGCCGAATTATCTTCAAGAGCTAGCCGAATTAACTTGTGAATATCACACGCATGTGCATAAAGCCTTAGAGCTTCGTCCTGAAACAGTGGTGAAACTCTTTAATACGTTTGATGTTTGGCGTAAACCACAACGCTTTGAAGAGTTTTTATTAGTATGTTTATCTGATACTCGCGGGCGGACTGGTTTTGAAAATAAAGAATACCCGCAAATTGATTATCTCAAAGCGCTTTATCAAGCTGCCCTTGCTGTTGATGTACAGCAAGTCATTGCAGATGGTTTTGAAAAACAAGGCATTCGAGATGAATTAACGCGTCGAAGAATTGCCGCGGTGAAAGCAGAGAAAACTCGCCTAAATGCTTAA